The following DNA comes from Chitinophaga nivalis.
ATTAAAAATAGAAACGGAACGGCTTTCGGTTTTCATTTGTTTTGGTTGATAAACGTCAGTTATTGGTTGATAACTGTAATATAAAAACAAAAAGGACCATATAGGTCCTTTTTGTAGTATTTTTTTTACAACTATGTAGTATTTTTTTACACCGCGGAATCGGTGACTTCCGGCTTCTCTTCGGCCGGATCGTGTGGCCGCGGTTTGGCTTTACCAAAAATCAGTTTGATAAACACCGGTAAGGTAGTAACCAGTACAATCACCAGGATCACCAGTTCCAGGCGATCTTTCAGACCTGGGAACAGTTTATCGAGGTAGTGCCCTGCCAGCATCATAGAGAATACCCAGGCAAAGGAACCGATGACATTATATAACATGAATTTTTTGCGGTCCATTTGTACGATACCTGCCACAATCGGGGCAAACGTACGGATGATCGGCAGGAAGCGGGCAAAGAAAATAGCGCCGCCACCATATTTAACGAAGAAATCGTGGGCCTGATGCAGGTGTTTCTGTTTAAAGAAAAACGTGTCTTTCTTTTTAAACATCAGCGGACCGGATTTCTGACCGAACCAGAAACCCACCATATTTCCCAGCACCCCTGCTACCGCAATCAGCAACATGAGTACCACCAGGGGCATATCAAAGAAGCTGCGGCTCAGGTCTTCCCCATAGATACCTGCTACAAACAGCAGGGAGTCTCCCGGCAGGAAAAATCCAATAAACAAGCCTGTTTCTGCAAAAATAATTGCCAGCAACAGGTACAGTCCACCATGTTCAATAATCCACGAGGGATTAATGAGGTGTTTAAAAAACTCAATCATCTGGTCCATGCTAAATACTCAGTTTCAGAATCGGTAAAATATGAATTAATCTGTTACACTTTTGTTAAGGTAGCGTTAGCAATTTCGCCGGCGTTCTTATTTTCCCATTTAGAAACTACTGCTGTAGCCATGGCATTACCGATTACATTGGTAGCAGAACGGCCCATATCCAGCAGGTGATCCACACCCAGCAACAATACCAGTCCTCCTTCCGGAATATGGAACATAGACAGGGTTCCTGCTATTACTACCAGCGATGCGCGGGGAACGCCGGCAATACCTTTACTGG
Coding sequences within:
- a CDS encoding DedA family protein, translated to MDQMIEFFKHLINPSWIIEHGGLYLLLAIIFAETGLFIGFFLPGDSLLFVAGIYGEDLSRSFFDMPLVVLMLLIAVAGVLGNMVGFWFGQKSGPLMFKKKDTFFFKQKHLHQAHDFFVKYGGGAIFFARFLPIIRTFAPIVAGIVQMDRKKFMLYNVIGSFAWVFSMMLAGHYLDKLFPGLKDRLELVILVIVLVTTLPVFIKLIFGKAKPRPHDPAEEKPEVTDSAV